The Oncorhynchus clarkii lewisi isolate Uvic-CL-2024 chromosome 12, UVic_Ocla_1.0, whole genome shotgun sequence genome segment tagtgtcccgctccttgaaagcggcacctATAGCCTCTAGCTCAGTGCggctgttgcctgtaatccatggcttctggttgggaaatgtacgtacgGTCATTGTGAGGGCAACTTCATCGATGTACGTATTAATGAAGCCGTTGACTGATGTGgtgaactcctcaatgccatcgggtGAGTCccgtaacatattccagtctgtgctaattCAGGTATCCCTCCTCTGTTAGTCAGGTATCCCTCCTCTGTTAGTCAGGTATCCCTCCTCTGTTAGTCAGGTATCCCTCCTCTGTTAGTCAGGTATCCCTCCTCTGTTATTCAGGTATCCCTCCTCTGTTAGTCAGGTATCCCTCCTCTGTTAGTCAGGTATCCCTCCTCTGTTAGTCAGGTATCCCTCCTCTGTTAGTCAGGTATCCCTCCTCTGTTATTCAGGTATCCCTCCTCTGTTAGTCAGGTATCCCTCCTCTGTTAGTCAGGTATCCCTCCTCTGTTAGTCAGGTATCCCTCCTCTGTTAGTCAGGTATCCCTCCTCTGTTAGTCAGGTATCCCTCCTCTGTTAGTCAGGTATCCCTCCTCTGTTATTCAGGTATCCCTCCTCTGTTAGTCAGGTATCCCTCTGTTATTCAGGTATCCCTCCTCTGTTGTTCAGGTATCCCTCCTCTGTTAGTCAGGTATCCCTCTGTTATTCAGGTATCCCTCCTCTGTTGTTCAGGTATCCCTCCTCTGTTAGTCAGGTATCCCCCCTCTGTTATTCAGGTATCCCTCCTCTGTCGTTCAGGTATCCCCCTCGGTCGTTCTGTTAGTCAGGTATCCCTCCTCTGTTATTCAGGTATCCACTCTGTTATTCAGGTATCCCCTCTGTTATTCAGATATCCCCTCTGTCATTCAGGTATCCACTCTGTTATTCAGATATCCCCTCTGTCATTCAGGTATCCCCTCTGTCATTCAGGTATCCCCTCTGCCATTCAGGTATCCCCTCTGTCATTCAGGTATCCACTATGTTATTCAGGTATCCACTATGTTATTCAGGTATCCACTATGTTATTCAGGTATCCACTATGCTATTCAGGTATCCACTATGTTATCCAGGTATCCACTCTGTAATTCAGGTATCCACTCTGTTGTTCAGGTATCCACTATGTCGTTCAGATATCCACTATGTCGTTCAGATATCCACTATGTCGTTCAGACATCCACTCTGTTATTCAGGTATCCTTTTCAGTTATTCAGGTATCCCCTCTGTCATTCAGGTATCACACACCTGACACACTGATGTAACACCacgtgtgtcaggtgtgtgttaTAGTTGTGATAGAGACTGTAGATATAACATTAGGTATATTAGTAGGTATGTTAATAGGTATATTAATAGGTATATTAGTAGGTATATTAGTAGGTATATTAATAGGTATATTAATAGGTATATTATTAGGTATATCAGTAGGTATATTAGTAGGTATATTAATAGGTATATTAATAGGTATATTAGTAGGTATATTAATAGGTATATTAATAGGTATATTAGTAGTTATATTAATAGGTATATTAGTAGGTATATTAATAGGTATATTAGTAGGTATATTAATAGGTATATTAGTAGGCACATTAATAGGTATATTAATAGGTATATTAGTAGGTATATTAATAGGTATATTAGTAGGTATATTAATAGGTATAGTAATAGGTATATTAGTAGGTATATTAATAGGTATGTTAGTAGGTATATTAGTAGGTATGTCAGTAGGTGTGTCAGTAGGTACATTAGTAGCTATGTTAGTCGGTATATTTTACCTGATCCCTGGCACATGTCTGTCTGCAGCAGCTGCTTCGCTCTGATGATGTCAACGTTGAGTCTTCCAGCAGAGGGCAGGTAGTTGAGTGATAACAGcagctctcccagctctacctcaTTCTGTTAGAAACACAAAACACTGTTGATATCACTCTGTCTGACTATCTCAGATAGTAGAGTGATAACAGcagctctcccagctctacctcaTTCTGTTAGAAACACAAAATACTGTTGATATCACTCTGTCTGACTATCTCAGATAGTAGAGTGATAACAGcagctctcccagctctacctcaTTCTGTTAGAAACACAAAATACTGTTGATATCACTCTGTCTGACTATCTCAGATAGTAGAGTGATAACAGcagctctcccagctctacctcaTTCTGTTAGAAACACAAAACACTGTTGATATCACTCTGTCTGTAGATATGTCTGTCTGACTATCTCAGAGAGTGGAGTGATAACagcagctctttctctctctctctctctagtagagAGAACCCAGGATGTACGTCTAGTAGAGAGCCACCTAGTAGAGAGAACCcaaggtgtgtacgtgtgtgtataatgttgttctttaacagcctgttgttgtggcgttgttgtgttgttgttgttgttgttgtggtgtagttgtggtgtagttgtggtggtggtgttgttgtggtgttttggtggtgctgtggtgttgttgtggtgttgtggtgttgttgtggtgtcgTGGTGTTGCGGTGTTGTGgtattgtggtgttgttgtgttgtggtgttgtggtgttgtgttgttgttgtggtgttgttgtggtgttgttgtggtgttgttgtggtgttgtggtattgttgtggtgttgtgttgttgttgtggtgttgttgtggtggtgttctggtgtctttgtgtcattgtggtgtagttgtggtgttgtattgttgtggtggtgttgtattgttgtggtgttgttgtggtgttgtggtggtgttgtggtggtgttgtggtgttgtggtgttgttgtggtgttgtgttgttgttgtggtgttgtggtgttgtgttgttgttgtggtgttgttgtggtgttgttgtggtgttgtggtattgttgtggtgttgtgttgttgttgtggtgttgttgtggtggtgttgtggtgttgtgttgttgttgtggtgttgtggtgttgtgttgttgttgtggtgttgtggtggtgttgtggtggtgttgtggtgttgttgtggtggtgttgtgttgttgttttggtgttgtggtgttgttgtggtgttgttgttgtattgttgtggtgtagttgtggtgttgtggtggtgttgtggtgttgttgtggtgttgttgtggtgttgtggtggtgttgtggtgttgttgtggtgttgttgtggtgttgtggtggtgttgtggtgttgttgtggtgttgttgtggtgttgttgtggtgtagttgtggtgttgtggtggtgttgtggtgttgttgtggtgttgttgtggtgttgttgtggtgtagttgtggtgttgttgtggtgtagttgtggtggtgttgtggtgttgtggtgttgttgtggtgttgttgtattgttgtggtgtagttgtggtggtgttgtggtgttgttgtggtgttgttgtggtgttgttgttgtattgttgtggtgttgttgtggtgttgttgttgtattgttgtggtgttgttgtggtgttgtggtgttgtggtgttgtggtgttgttgtggtgttgttgtggtgttgtgttgttgttttggtgttgtggtgttgttgttttattgttgtggtgtagttgtggtggtgttgtgttattgttgtggtgttgtggtgttgttgtggtgttgttgtggtgttgtggtgttgttgtggtggtgttgtggtggtggtgtggtgttgtggtggtgttgttgtggtggtgttgtggtggtgtggtgtagttgtggtggtgttgtgtttttgttgtggtgttgttgtggtgttgttgtggtgttgtggtgttgttgtggtggtgttgtggtggtgtggtggtgttgtggtggtgttgttgtggtgttgtggtgttgttgtggtgttgtggtgttgttgtggtgttgttctggtgtagttgtggtgttgttgtggtgtagttgtggtgttgttgtattgttgtggtgtagttgtggtggtgttgttgtgttcGAGGGCGATGCGTTCACCGCCCTCAAGACAATAGAACAGATGTGCAGCTAGGACAGTGTGTCAGTGTTAgtggcacgcacgcacgcacgcacgcacgcacgcacgcacgcacgcacgcacgcacgcacgcacgcacgcacgcacacacacacacacacacacacacacacacacacacacgaagtcAAGTGTTGTGCCTCTCCTGGCCAATAAACAACAGATTGGGCCTCAGTGGGCCTAAAGATCACTGTATGTCTATGtaagagaggctgagaggaggagaggaggagtaggaggaggacgagggaatgaggaggaagaggaggaggaggagaggctgaggagcTTGATAACGGTTTCACATACTGACATACCTACTATGTCTATGtaagagaggctgagaggaggagaggaggagtaggaggaggacgagggaatgaggaggaagaggaggagaggaggctgaggagctTGATAACGGTTTCACATCCAAAGGGAAGAATCCACTTAGATCAATGTGTTGAACTAAGACAGTGTGTGTTGAATTAAGACACTTAGTGTGTGTTGAACTAAgacatttagtgtgtgtgtgtgttcttcctaCCTGAGAACTAGGTACCAGGGCCTTCCACCAATGACCACCTTTCACCAGATCAACCTCACTCAGAGGCAGCGCCACCTAACAATGAAAACACACCATTACAGAACTAATGTATCAGACAGGGATGAATGTGCCTTGCATAATTATTCATCCCTCTTGgcgttttttcctattttgttgcattacaacatgtcatttaaatggatttttatttggatttcgtgtaatggacacaaaatagtccaaattggtgaagaaaaaataaaaaataaatttgtTATAAAGAtctctaaaaaaaaatatgaaacggaaagtggtgcgtgcacatgatctgtcacatgatctcagtatatatacacctgttctgaaaggccccagagtctgcaacaccactaagcaaggggcaccacaaagcaagcgacaccatgaagaccaaggagctctccaaacaggtcagagacaaagttgtggaaaagtacagatcagggttgggttctaaaaaaatatccaatactttgaacatcccacggagcactattaaatccattattaaaaaatggaaagaatatggcaccacaacaaacctgtcaagagagggccacccaccaaaactaaTGAACCAGGCAAGGAggtcattaatcagagaggcaacaaagagaccaaagataaccctgaaggagctgcaaagctccacagcggaggctggagtatttgtccataggaccactttatgcCGTACATTCCACAGAGCAGGGCTTTACGgaggagtggccagaaaaaagtcattgcttaaagaaaaaaataagcaaacacatttggtgttcgccaaaaggcatgtgggagactccccaaacatatggaagaaggtactctggtcagatgagactgaaattgatatttttggccatcaaggaaaacgctatgtctggcgcaaacccaacacttcccatcaccccgagaacaccatccccacagtgaagcatggtgttggcagcatcatgctgtgtgggatggttgtcattggcagggactgggaaactgtcttggaatggcctagtcaaagcccagacctcaatccaattgagaatctgtagtatgacttaaagattgctgtacaccagcggaacccatccaacttgaaggagctggagcagtttggcattgaagaatgggaaaaaatcccagtggccagatgtgccaagcttatagagacatacctcaagagacttgcagctgtaattgctgcaaaaagtggctctacaaagtattgatttttgggggggtgaatagttatgcacgctgaggttttctgtttttttgtcttatttcttgtttgtttcacaataaaaaaatattttgcatcttcaaagtggtcggcatgatgtgtaaatcaaatgatacaaccccccccaaaaatctatgttaattccaggttgtaaggcaacaaaatggaaaaatgccaaggggggtgaatactttcacaagccactgtatctTCCTGGTCCGGGACATCCTGTGTACACACATTGTTTTTATTGGCTCAATACTCAAGAAGGAGGCCCAGTcatgccgaaacgttggtgatttacccaataaattactttAGAGTTTATATATAGAGCCTACAACTCTCTGTATTTTATATAGCTGAGTGATTTACCCAATAAatgactgggagtttatatagaGAGCCTACAACTCTCTGTATTTTATATAGCTGAGCGATTTACCCAGTAAatgactgggagtttatatagaGAGCCTACAACTCTCTGTATTTTATATAGCTGAGTGATTTACCCAGTAAatgactgggagtttatatagaGAGCCTACAACTCTCTGTATTTTATATAGCTGAGTGATTTACCCAGTAAATGACTTTAGAGTTTATATATAGAGCCTACAACTCTCTGTATTTTATATAGCTGAGCGATTTACCCAATAAatgactgggagtttatatatagagCATACAACTCTCTGTATTTTATATAGCTGAGTGATTTACCCAGTAAatgactgggagtttatatagaGAGCCTACAACTCTCTGTATTTTATATAGCTGAGTGATTTACCCAGTAAATGACTTTAGAGTTTATATATAGAGCCTACAACTCTCTGTATTTTATATAGCTGAGCGATTTACCCAATAAATGACCGAGAGTTTATATATAGAGCCTACAACTCTGTATTTTATATAGCTGAGCGATTTACCCAATAAatgactgggagtttatatatagagCCTACAACTCTCTGTATTTTATATAGCTGAGTGATTTACCCAGTAAatgactgggagtttatatagaGAGCCTACAACTCTCTGTATTTTATATAGCTGAGTGATTTACCCAATAAatgactgggagtttatatagaGAGCCTACAACTCTCTGTATTTTATATAGCTGATGGTAAAGACAATAACCCCACGTTCATCCACTGTAAGATCGTGCATCTGAAACAGTACAGGGCACCGGCCATTTGATGAATGGGAAAAGGctattaaaaaaaatgtgatgTGGTTTGATGTGAACACAAATTAAATTCAGGCTATAAGTGTGCCTAACGACAAGTCATTAGACGTTTGCCGATTGTCGTTAGGCACagttatagcctgaatttaatTTGTGTTCACATCAAACCACATCACATTTTGATACGCCTGGTATCAATACTCCAcaggattggtgtgtgtgtgtgtgtgttttgtttgtgtggttgtgtatgagtgtgtgttttgtttgtgtgggTGTTCACCTTGCCGATGACACAGTGTCGTGAGAACTTGTCGAAGTCGACCACAGACAGCAGCAGGGTGCGGCGCTGGGCCTCCAGGAACAGAAGGTCAAAGGTGAACCGCTCCTCGAACACCGGGTTCTGTGTCTTCCTCTTCACCCCCGTCTGAAGAAGAAAAATGCTTTGTTgtccatttttatttaactaggtacgtcagttaagaacaaattcctatttacaatgacgacctaccccgggccaaacccggacgacgctgggccaattgtgcaccgccctatgggcgaatcacggccggttgtgatacagcctggatttgaaccagggtgcctgtagtgacgcctctagcactgagatgcagtgccttacttAGACCGTTGTGCCAAGGTGAGGGGGGCCCATTAACTTACAGAGAATGGAAATGTGTATTTATGCTAATGAGGCTGAAAGCAATGATGAGGCTGAAAGCAACGAGGCTGAAAGCAACGAGGCTGAAAGCAACGAGGCTGAAAGAAACGAGGCTGAAAGCAACGAGGCTGAAAGCAACGAGGCTGAAAGTAACGAGGCTGAAAGCAATGAGGCTGAAAGAAACAAGGCTGAAAGCAACGAGGCTGAAAGAAACGAGGCTGAAAGCAATGAGGCTGAAATAAATGAGGCTGAAAGCAACGAGGCTGAAAGCAACGAGGCTGAAAGCAATGAGGCTGAAAGCAACGAGGCTGAAAGTAATGAGGCTGAAAGCAACGAGGCTGAAAGCAACGAGGCTGAAAGTAACGAGGCCGAAAGCAATGAGGCTGCGCCCCTGGAGCAATACTTCTAGGTatggttaagtgctttgctcaagggcacaacagcaggCAATGGAATCTAGGATACTGATGCCAGCAACCCTCCAGTTGACAGCTCACTTCACACCAGATTTTTCCAGTCAgagctgggattcaaaccagcaaccctcCAGTTGACAGCTCACTCCACACCAGATTTTTTCAGTCAgagctgggattcaaaccagcaaccctcCAGTTGACAGCTCACTCCACACCAAATTTTTCCAGTCAgagctgggattcaaaccagcaaccctcTAGTTGACAGCTCACTCCACACCAGATTTTTCCAGTCAgagctgggattcaaaccagcaaccctcCAGTTGCAGGGCCGCTTctctaaccgctaagctacctgccggGAGTTCTTGTGGTCCGGCAGCAGGCTGATCTTGACGTATGGGTTGGAGTGGGCCATGTCCTGGCGGGCTCCATCACAGGTCAGCGGTGGGGGCAGGTCGCGAGCCTCAATGACCCTAACGCCCAGGTGGCCGTTGATTAGGTCatacctgagaggagaggagggggatgggagggagggagggagggagggagggagagagagggagggggatgatgagagggagagagagggagagacagagagagagagagagagggcgagacagagagagagagtgagggagagagagagagagagagagagggagagacagagagagagggagggggatgatgagagggagagagagggagagagagagggagagagagagagagagagagagagagagagagagagagagagagagagagagagagagagagatagagagatagagagagagagagagagagagagagagagagggagagagagagagagggagagggagacacacacagagagagagagagagggagagacagagagagagagacagagagagagagagacagagagagagagagagacaaagcgagagagagagagagagagacagagacagagagagagagagagagagagagagagagagagggagagacagagagagagagatagatagagagagaaggaggagattgGGATGATCAGAGGGACACGAAGAAAATAAAAATCAGatgaatgaaaataaaatgaGTGTTTTTCTCATTTTCCTGTATTTACTTCTAGACCTGGGGAAGTGTACATGCTGCTTCTAGGAAAGCAGCTGATTACTATAATTCTGATTCTGAAACATAAAAGATATAATACAACGTATAAAAGAGAAAACGTTACTGTGTGCTGAAGTGAAGCATGCCCAGTTGGTATCGTAGCAGAATCTCCTCGTCCGTTAGCGAGTCCACGTCGTCTCCGGATGAGTCCAGAGAGTAGAGGCGTGGCTCCAACTTCCTGAAGTAGTCATCCGGAGGGGGCTGGGGTCGACGCAGCGGCTGGATCACCTCCTTCCTGGGGCCCATGGCCCAGAACTCAATGGGTTTCACCTCAACCAGCGGAGAGCTGGGCCTGCGGGCGTCTAGacctgggggaggggagggggtgaatAGAGGAGAATATAGATCAAGGAGAAAcgagacggagagaggagaggggaacgaAGAAGTTAATTGAATATTTTTTTGATTCAGTGGTTCTTAGTAGTTCAGTGTTTCATCTAGTGGTTCTAAGTGGTTCAGTATTTAATTCAATAATTCATTGGTTCAGTGATTCAGTGTTTaattcagtagtttagttgttaATTGGTTCAGTGGTTAAGAGTTTGATTCAGAGAGTCAGTGGTTCAGTATTTGATTCAGTAGTTAAGTGGTTAATTGGTTCAGTGTTTGATTCAGTGATTCATTTGATCAGTTGTTCTTACTGGAGAGTTGTCGGACCAGGCTGAAGGTGGATCGGGACATCTCTGAGCTGGAACGTCTCCGGGTCGGAATTCTGTCCTGCGGTATTGCCATGGAGTCAACATGAGTGACCCCGGTATCAGTGTCCTTCTCATCCACACACTCGTTCActctgagacggagagagagagagaaacagagggagagagagagaaacagagggagagagagagagagagagaaacagagggagagggagagagagagagaaacagagggagagggagagagggagacagagagaaagacagggagagccagagagaaagagggagagagagagagaaacagagggagagggagagagcgagagagggagagggagagagggagacagagagaaagacagggagagccagagagaaagagggagagagagagagagaaacagagggagagggagagagagagagagggagagggagagagggagacagagagaaagagggagagagagagagagaaacagagggagagtgagagagaaacagatggagagggagagagagagagagagaaacagagggagagagagagagagaaacagagggagagagagagagaaacagagggagagtgagagagagagagagaaagacagggagagccagagtgaaagagggagagagagagagaaacagagagagagggagagagggggagagggagacagagagagagggagagagggagacagagagaaagacagggagagagagaaacacttaAACCTCGATCTACTACAGGTGGTCCATGGCCAGATCTCCCCCcaaataatacatttacatttgtttaTGAATATTACAAACAACAACAGATGAAACTCTTATTGGCCAAGGGATACGTGAAATAAGTTTAGAGGGTTTAATAGAATGCAGTACAATGTGATATTGTTAATTTACAAGattctgttcttaaccctgggcaacatgggcccgggaggctcacagagatattagtatccacagtattctgttcttaaccctgggcaacatgggcctgggaggctcacagagatattagtatccacagtactctgttcttaaccctgggcaacatgggcctgggaggctcacagagatattagtatccacagtattctgttcttaaccctgggcaacatgggcctgggaggctcacagagatattagtatccacagtattctgttcttaaccctgggcaacatgggcctgggaggctcacagagatattagtatccacagtattctgttcttaaccctgggcaacatgggcccgggaggctcacagagatattagtatccacagtattctgttcttaaccctgggcaacatgggcccgggaggctcacagagatattagtatccacagtattctgttctaaaccctgggcaacatgggcctgggaggatcacagagatattagtatccacagtattctgttcttaaccctgggcaacatgggcccgggaggctcacagagatattagtatccacagtattctgttcttaaccctgggcaacatgggcccgggaggctcacagagatattagtatccacagtattctgttctaaaccctgggcaacatgggcccgggaggctcacagggatattagtatccacagtattctgttcttaaccctgggcaacatgggcctgggaggctcacagagatattagtatccacagtattctgttcttaaccctgggcaacatgggcctgggaggctcacagagatattaggatccacagtattctgttcttaaccctgggcaacatgggcctgggaggctcacagagatattaggatccacagtattctgttcttaaccctgggcaacatgggcctgggagaatcacagagatattagtatccacagtattctgttcttaaccctttggcaacatgggcctgggaggctcacagagatattagtatccacagtattctgttcttaaccctgggcaacatgggcctgggaggctcacagagatattagtatccacagtattctgttcttattaaccctgggcaacatgggcctgggaggctcacagggatattagtatccacagtattccgttcttaacccttaaccctgggcaacatgggcctgggaggatcacagagatattagtatccacagtattctgttcttaaccctgggcaacatgggcctgggaggctcacagagatattaggatccacagtattctgttcttaaccctgggcaacatgggcctgggaggctcacagagatattagtatccacagtactccaccaattATCCATTTTTCAACTCAATACTTCTTGTATTCTCTaatttttttgtttaatttgtttCAACATGCTGTAATGTTCTGATTAGGAGGAGGCCCCTGATGAATTTGCATCAGTCACAAAAGGGGTCAGAACCCCTTATCTACCACACATTGGTGGTACCTGCCAACTCAGAGGATGGAGCTCCTCTGAGTCGACGTGAAGGACCAGAAACACGTGTTATTGGCTAATGTGGTTGAAATGTTCCTTATCCTTCAAATGGGGAAATCAGACAGCTATACAACAACGACATCATCATCAagtactctctgtgtgtgtgtgtgtgtgtgtgtgtgtatgtgtgggtgtgtgtctgtatgtctgtgtgtgtgtgtgtgtgtatgtgtgtgtgtgtgcgctaacGACTTTCTGGCAGGATGAACTGATTGTTTCCATGGCGATAGTGATACTTCTGTAAACACAGCTGTCTGCATCTCAAAGGGGTGACAGGGAGCATAGCGGTCAGCGTGGGGTCAGGAACCCAAAGGTCACGAACTCGCCTAGCGGTCAGCGTGGGGTCAGGAACCCAAAGGTCACGAACTCGCCTAGCGGTCAGCGCGTGGGGTCAGGAACCCAAAGGTCACGAGCTCGCCTAGCGGTCAGCGCGGTGGGTCAGGAACCCAAAGGTCACGAACTCGCCTAGCGGTCAGCGCGTGCGGCCAGGAACCCAAAGGTCACGAGCTCGCCTAACGGTCAGCGCGGGGTCAGGAACCCAAATGTCACGAGCTCGCCTAGCGGTCAGCGTGGGGTCAGGAACCCAAAGGTCACAAGCTCGCCTAGCGGTCAGCGTGGGGTCAGGAACCCAAAGGTCACGAACTCGCCTAGCGGTCAGCGTGGGGTCAGGAACCCAAAGGTCACGAGCTCGCCTAGCGGTCAGCGTGGGGTCAGGAACCCAAAGGTCACGAACTCGCCTAGCGGTCAGCGCGTGGGGTCAGGAAGCCAAAGGTCACGAGCTCGCCTAGCGGTCAGCGCGTGGGGTCAGGAACCCAAAGGTCACGAGCTCACCTAGCGGTCAGCGCGTGGGGTCAGGAACCCAAAGGTCACGAGCTCGCCTAGCGGTCAGCGCGTGGGGTCAGGAACCCAAAGGTCACAAACTCGCCTAGTAGTCAGCGTGGGGTCAGGAACCCAAAGGTCACGAGCTCGCCTAGCGGTCAGCGCGTGGGGTCAGGAACCCAAAGGTCACGAGCTCGCCTAGTGGTCAGCGCGCGGGGTCAGGAACCCAAAGGTCACGAACTCGCCTAGCGGTCAGCGTGGGGTCAGGAACACAAAGGTCACGAACTCGCCTAGCGGTCAGCACGTGGGGTCAGGAACCCAAAGGTCACGAGCTCGCCTAGCGGTCAGCGCGGTGGGCCAGGAACCCAAAGGTCACGAGCTCGCCTAGCGGTCAGCGCGTGGGGTCAGGAACCCAAAGGTCAAGAGCTCGCCTAGCGGTCAGCGTGTGGGGTCAGGAACCCAAAGGTCACGAGCTCGCCTAGCGGTCAGCGTGGGGTCAGGA includes the following:
- the LOC139421661 gene encoding synaptotagmin-17-like produces the protein MAYTQLEPINKGVLARLTDCLLCRWSCRSCLLWCWECCFPPSDEEVEILGPFPAQTPSWLVNECVDEKDTDTGVTHVDSMAIPQDRIPTRRRSSSEMSRSTFSLVRQLSSLDARRPSSPLVEVKPIEFWAMGPRKEVIQPLRRPQPPPDDYFRKLEPRLYSLDSSGDDVDSLTDEEILLRYQLGMLHFSTQYDLINGHLGVRVIEARDLPPPLTCDGARQDMAHSNPYVKISLLPDHKNSRQTGVKRKTQNPVFEERFTFDLLFLEAQRRTLLLSVVDFDKFSRHCVIGKVALPLSEVDLVKGGHWWKALVPSSQNEVELGELLLSLNYLPSAGRLNVDIIRAKQLLQTDMCQGSDPFVKVQLVTGLKLVKTKKTSCMKGTIDPFYNESFSFRVPHEDLSEVSLVFTVYGHNMKSSNDFVGRIVIGQFSTGPPETSHWRHLLASQRTPVEQWHSLRSRAECDRVSPASLEVT